The DNA window TGCCGTGCTTCTGCCTGGCCACGATTCCGGCCGCCACGTTCGCGCGCATCACGCGCTCGAGCATGCTCGAGACGATCAACTCCGACTACGTGAAGAGCCTGCGCGCCCGCGGCGTCAAGGAGTCGCTCATCATCTGGAAGCACGCGTTCAAGAACGCCCTGCCGCCCATCCTGACGGTCCTGGGCCTGCAGCTTGCCTACTGCTTCAGTGGCGCTGTGCTCACGGAGAGCATCTTCTCCTGGCCTGGCATGGGCACGCTCATCGTCAACGCCGTCAACAGCCGCGACTACTCGCTCATCCAGGGCGTGGTGCTGTTCAGCGCCATCGCGTTCGTGTTCATCAACCTCATCGTCGACATCATCTACATGTTCATCAACCCGCGCGTCAACTACGAGGGCGGAGGGAGCAACTAATGTCAGATACCAAGGCATTCTCCGCTCAGGAGGCGCTGAGCGAGCAGTCCACGCTCGACATGCTCAAGCGCGAGCGCAAGGCGAACGACGCCTGGCACAAGCTCGCCCGTAACAAGATGGCCGTCGTCGGCCTCGTCATCGTGGCGTTCATGGTGATTCTCGCCGTGTTCGCGCCGCTTCTCGCCCCACAGAACCCCGACGCCATCGACGTCACGAAGAGCTTCCTGAAGCCCGGCGTCGAGGGGCACATCCTCGGCACCGACGCCTATGGCCGAGACCTGCTCTCGCGCATCATCTATGGCGCCCGCATCTCGATCTTCGTGGCCGTGGGTGGCTCGATCCTGGGCGCCATCGTGGGCATCCTGCTCGGACTTGTCGCCGGCTACTTCGGCGGCGTCGTCGACTCCGTGATCATGCGCATCATGGACGGCATGATGGCGTTCCCGTTCATCCTGCTCGCCCTCATCCTCATGACGATCCTGGGCACGGGCATCATCAACGTGATTCTCGCCATTGGCGTCTCGAACGTCCCGAGCTTCGCGCGCGTCGTGCGCGGCCAGGTGCACATCGTCAAGAACTCCGAGTACTGCAACGCCGAGCGCGTGCTGGGCGCCTCGGGCTCGCGCATCCTGTTCCGCCACATCCTCATGAACTCGATCTCGCCGATCATCGTGTACTTCACGCTGAACGTGGCGAGCGCCATCATCTCCGAGGCGGCCCTGTCGTTCCTCGGCATGGGCATCACGGCGCCCACGCCCTCGTGGGGCAACATCCTGTCCGAGGGCAAGGAGGCGTTGCGCACCGCTCCGCACATCGCCACCGTCTCCGGCATGTTCATACTCGTCACCGTCGTTGGCTTCAACCTGCTTGGTGACGGCGTCCGCGACGTCCTCGACCCGAAGCAGAAGAGGTAGGTGCCATGAGCGACAAGACGAACAACGCCGAGCAGGTTGCATGCCCTGCGGAGCACCTTGTCGAGGTCCACGACCTCAAGACGTACTTCCACACGGCCGCCGGCACCGCCAAGGCCGTCGACGGCGTGAGCTTCACGCTCGACCGAGGCAAGACGCTCGCCATCGTGGGCGAGTCCGGCTCGGGCAAGAGCGTCACGGAGAGCTCCCTCATGCGCCTGCTCCCCAAGACGGGCAAGATCGAGGGCGGCACCGTGGAGTTCGACGGCCACGACATCGTCCACGCCACCGACGCCGAGCTTCGCGAGCTGCGCGGCAAGGACATCTCGATGATCTTCCAGGACCCGATGACGGCCCTGGACCCGGTGTTCAAGGTCGGCAGCCAGATGATCGAGAACATCCGCATCCACGACGGGCTGGACAAGGCGGCCGCTCGCGAACGCGCCATCGAGATGCTGCGCCTCGTGAGCATCCCCAACCCCGAGAAGCGCATGGACTCCTATCCTTATGAGCTCTCGGGCGGCATGTGCCAGCGCGTCATGATCGCCATGGCCATGAGCTGCCACCCCAAGTTCATCATCGCCGACGAGCCCACCACGGCCCTCGACGTGACGGTCCAGGCGCAGGTGCTGTCGCTGCTCAAGGGCCTGCAGGACGAGATGGACACGGGCATCCTGCTCATCACGCACAACCTGGGCATCGTCTGGCAGATGGCCGATGACGTCATGGTCATGTACGCGGGCCGCACGTGCGAGTACGCCTCCATGGAGGAGCTGTACTCCAACCCGATGCACCCCTACACCTGGGGCCTTCTCGACTCCATGCCCAAGCTCTCCGACAAGGCCAAGACCGACCTCAAGACAATCCCGGGCGTGCCGCCCGACCTGAGGCTCACGGGCACCTGCTGCAACTTCTACAACCGCTGCCCGTACGCCTGCGAGAAGTGCAAGAGCGAGGTGCCGCCCCTCGTGGAGGTGCGCCCCGGTCACTTCGTGGCGTGCCACAGGCAGAACGGCGAGCAGACGCTCGTCCGTGGGGAGGCGAACTAAATGGCCAACGACAATGTGATTCTTGGCATCAAGAACCTCAACAAGGAGTTCCGTCTTCGTGGCGACGGTCTCTTCGGCAAGCCTCAGACGCTGCATGCGCTGTCCGGCGTGTCGTTTGACGTCTATGAGGGTGAGACCCTCGGCATCATCGGCGAGTCCGGTTGTGGCAAGTCGACCCTCGGCCGCTGCATCGTCGGCCTTCATGAGCCCACGAGCGGCGAGATCATCTACAACGGCCAGGACATTAGCAAGCTCAAGGGTGCTGCCCGCAAGCCGGTGAGCAAGAACATCCAGATGATCTTCCAGGACTCCTACTCGAGCCTCGACCCGCGCTTCACGGCCGCGGCGGCCATCGAGGAGCCCATGCTCATCCATGGCACCGAGCCCGACGCCGCCAAGCGCCAGGAGCGCGTGCTCCAGCTCATGAAGGAGGTCGGACTCGACGTCCAGCACCTCCAGCGCTACCCGCACGAGTTCTCCGGCGGCCAGCGCCAGCGCATCAACGTGGCCCGCGCCCTGTCGCTCGACCCCAAGATCATCGTGTGCGACGAGCCCGTCTCGGCACTCGACGTCTCCATCCAGGCGCAGGTCCTCAACCTGTTCCGCCGCCTTCAGCGCGAGCGCGGCCTCACGTACGTGTTCATCAGCCACGACCTGTCTGTGGTCAAGCACATCTCGGACCGCGTGGCCATCATGTACCTTGGCCGCGTCATGGAGATTTCGCCGGCGCACAGCATCTACGAGAACCCGCTGCACCCCTACACGAAGGCGCTCCTCTCGGCCATTCCGCCCGAGAACCCCTTCGAGCGGCACCCCGAGATGAAGCTCGAGGGAGAGATCCCGAGCCCCGTGGGAGACCAGGTGGGGTGTCCGCTCGCCGGCCGCTGCCCCAACGCCACGGAGCGCTGCCACCGCGAGCGCCCGGCGCTCGTAGAGACCGAGCCCAACCACAAGGTGGCCTGCTTCCTGTATCACGACGAGGTCGCCGAGTAACATAGAGCCAGCTTAGAAGTCGCCCGGCCAGGCCTGAGCTTGGCCGGGCTGTTCACGAGAGGGGATTGCGAGAATGGCAGTCACGAAGCAGCAGCTTCACGAGACGGTGCTCGCCCACAAGGACGATCTGCTCACGCTGTGCCAGCAGCTCATCCAGATCAAGAACCAGAGCCCGATCGACGACCAGGAGCCCGGCATCGAGTTCGTGCGCAACTACCTGGCGGAGCATGGCATCGACTCCGAGCGCATTGTGGCCGACACCGGCGAGGACTACCCGGTGGTCTACGCGCGCATCGGCTCCGACGAGGGCTTCCGCGTCGTGCTTAACGGCCACGTGGACGTTGTGCCCGTGGGCAACCTCGACGGCTGGGACTTCGACCCGTTCTCCGGAGAGATTCGCGACGGCAAGATCTTGGGCCGCGGCACGTCCGACATGAAGTGCGGCCTTGCGGTGCTGCTGTTCTCCATGGCCATGCTCAACGAGAGTGGCGCCGACCTCAAGGGCGACATCCGCCTGCACGTCGTCTGCGACGAGGAGATCGCCGGCACCGGCACGAAGTGGTTCTGCGAGAACGGCTATGCCGACGGCGCGAACGCCGTCATGGTGGGTGAGCCCACCGGCCACGACACGATCGAGATTGGCCAAAAGGGCATCCTGCACCTCACGCTCACGGCCCACGGCACGCCCGGCCACGGCTCCACGGGCAACTACAAGGGCGACAACGCCATCACCAAGCTTGCGAAGGTCATCCTGAACATCGACGACCTCACCGCCGTGCCCGGTCACTACGACGCCTCCCAGGCCCGTGCGCTCGCCAACTCTCGCACGATCGCCGAGCGCACGATCGACAATCCCAACGTGGGCAACGTCATCGACCACTGCTCGGCCAACGTGGGCATCATCCAGGGCGGCGGCAAGATCAACCAGGTGCCCGACCTGGCCTCCTGCAACGTCGACGTTCGCCTGCCGTACGGCTGCAAGCACGAGGACGTCGTGGCCGCCGTTGACGCCATGATCGCCAAGAGCGGCGTCACGGGCGTCGAGGCGAGCTACGAGTGGATCGCCGAGGGCAACTACACCGACGACGAGTCCAAGCTCGTGACGAGCCTCAAGGCCAACATCGAGCAGGTCTGGGGCGAGGAGTGCCTGCCGGCCTACCAGTGGGCGAGCTCCGACGCCGCGCACTACCGCAAGCTCGGCGCGCCGACGATCCAGTTTGGCCCGGCCAACAACGCCGGCATCCACGGCTACAACGAGGACGTGGACGTCATCGACGTGGTGCACGCCGCAGAGATCTACATGATGTCGCTGTGCGACATGCTGGGGGTGGAGTAGATGAGCGAGCAGGTCGTGGCGCAGGCCGCAGATCCCAACGCGGTGCCTGCCGCCAAGCAGAGCAAGACCCTGACCTGGGGCGTGGGCGAGGAGTCCATCGACTACGTCGCCAGCGCCTCTCACCTCGACATCTATGACCCGCAGCGCGTGCTCGAGGGCAAGATGTTCAACGTGAGCTACGTCGCGAGCGCCGTGAACGGCGAGGCGGTCGATGCGGCGTCGCGCCCCGTGACGTTCGCGTTCAACGGCGGCCCAGGCTCGGCCTCGGTGCCCATCAACTTCGGCGGCCTTGGTCCCCGCCGCGTCGTGAGCGAGGGCGAGCAGTTCGCGAGCGCCCGCTACGAGGTCGTCGACAACCCCGGCACGCTTCTGCGCGAGACCGATCTCGTCTTCCTCGACGCCCTGGGCACTGGTTGGTCGTTCGTGGCAGACGGCTATGACACCAAGCGCGTCTACGGCCTCGAGGAGGACGCGCGCACGTTCTGCCGCGCCATCATCCGCTGGCTCGACGAGCACAATCGCTGGGGCAGCCCGCTCTACATCTACGGCGAGTCCTACGGCACCATGCGCTCCGCCGTGCTCATGCGCTACCTGGGCGAGGCCGGCGTGCCGCTCGCGGGCGTCGTCATGCTCTCGGCCTACTTTGACTGGTCACAGAACCTGCCGGGCAACGACCTCTACTACCTGGGCATGCTTCCGAGCTTTGCCTCCACGGCCCAGCACTTTGGCATCACGGGCCGCGGCGTGGACGAGGACAAGTGGTTCGACGAGGCAAGCGAGTTCACGGCGACCGAGTACGCCGCCTCGCTCATGAAGGGTGACCGCATCGACCCGCGCGAGAAGCGCCGCGTCGCCAAGAAGATGGAGCGCTACATCGGCATCCCCGCCGAGCTCCTTCTCGCGCACAACAACCGCATCGAGCTCGAGGACTTCCGTGCCAACCTCCTCAAGGACAAGGGGCTCATGTGCGGCCGCCTCGACATGCGCTACACCGAGACGATGACGCTGCCCGTCCAGCGCAACACGTTCTACTTTGCTTGCGAGGACCCGGCGGGCCACGCCCTGGAGAACGCCTGGTACGGCGCCTTCCGCAGCTTTCTGCGCAGCGAGCTTGGCTACGAGAACCCCGCCGAGTACCGCCTGTCCGTGTGGGGAGAGATCGGCATCGGCTGGAACTGGGTGCACGACGAGCCGGGCATGGACGACACCAAGACGGCCGCGCCCAACCTCGCGTTCGACATCGCCACGGCGCTGCGCCGCAGCCCCACGACCAAGCTCGCCATTCTCGGCGGCCGCTATGACGCGGCGACGCCCTGGTGGAACATGGACCACACGATGAGCCAGCTGTTCCTGCCCAAGCAGCTCAAGGACCAGATCACCTACCACCGCTACGGCTGCGGCCACATGGCCTACACCGACGTCCCCACGCTCATGCAGATGGTCGACGACATGCACGAGTTCTACGCCAAGTAGGAGAGAGATGGACACGACAACCCTCATCAGCACCGCCGGCATCTGCGCCGTCGTCTTCATGCTGCTTGTCTCGGTGCTCCCCGGCATGCTTCGTGGTGTCATCGCCAACAAGGCCCAGAACCAGTTCATGTCTGGAGACTTCGACGGCGTCATCAAGACGCTGTCCGGACCCGTGGCCAGCTTCTGTCTGCCCAAGTACAACCAGGAGTTCATGCGCCTGAACGCCTACGAGGCCAAGCAGGATGTCGAGGGCGTGCAGCGCACGCTCGACGCCATGCTCGGGCTTCGTGCCACGCCCGAGCAGCGCCGCATCCTTCTGTCCCGCGCGCTCAACTTCTACGAGATGCAGGGCGACGAGGAACGCGCCACACACGTGCTCGACCTCATCGACTCGCACGTGGGCAAGTGCCAGGGCGACGCGCTCGAGGCGGCCAAGGAGCTCAAGCGCGACTCGCGCCAGACGTTCAACATCGCGTTCAGGGGCTCGTACGCCTACATCGCCGAGATGGAGCACGCCCTGGCCAGCGCAGACGCCGACGAGTGCGCGAGGCTCAACTACTACCTGTCGCTGCAGTATGGCAACAAGGGTGACGAGAAGCGCTCCCGCGAGTACCTCGACCGCATCGCCAAGTCCTACGGCCTGGTTCCCAACGAGGGCGAGGGCAAGCCGGCTGACGAGGATGCCCCGACCGCCGAGTAGCCGCTCGACAGCCATCAGGCTTTGCTAACTACGCAGCTTTTGACCGAGATGGGCCACATGAGGCCCGATGAGGTCAAAAGCTGCGTATTTTTCTCGCCTGCTGGACGGCTACGGGGTCCCTCGCGCACGCTAGCGACTTGTCAGTGCGCTGGAGTTAGCTAATGACGCAGGATTTGACTTGATCGGCCTCCTGAGGCGTGATTCAAGTCGAAAGCTGCGCAGTTTGCATAAGCGGCGAAGGCGGACGGCCCGCGCAAGGGGACGTTGGCGCAGCTGTGCTAATATACGCAGCTAGGCAATGACGGAGAGGTTTGGTTGTCGCGTCGCCAGCGGATGAGAGATGGGGCCCACCGGCTGAGAGGTCCCTCCAAGGCTGACGGCCAGAGTTCACTCCACCAGCCGCGAGCTGAACGCGCATGCGCAAGTAGGTGAGCCGTACGCCCCACGGAACGGGGACAAGAGTGGGCACGTCGGGCAGTCATCCGGCGGCCAAGCAAGGTGGTACCGCGGAGAAGCTCCGCCCTTGCTCGCACAGGCGAGCGGGGGCGGTTTTTTGTTGCCGCGACAGGCTCGCGACAAGGACGGGCAGCAGCCCGCGAAGGAAAGGGGCAGGTAGGCATGACGATCATCGACGACCTCAAGGCCATCGAGAGCGAGGCGGCCAAGGGCATCGGCGGCGTGGGAGACCTCGCCGAGCTCGACCGCATTCGCGTGGCCGTGACGGGCAAGAAGGGCTCGCTCACCGGCGTGCTGCGCCAGATGGGCCAGCTCGACCCGGAGGACCGCCCGCGCGTGGGCAAGCTCGCCAACGAGGTCCGTGCCCGCATCGAGGTGTCCCTCGAGCAGCGCAAGCACGAGCTGGAGCACGCCGCCCTCGAGGCGCGCATCGCCGCCGACTCGGTGGACGTGACGCTTCCCGGCCGCGTTCCCAACGTGGGCTCGGAGCACCTGATCTCCCAGATCATCGAGGAGATCGAGCAGATCTTCTGCGGCATGGGCTACACCGTGGAGGACGGCCCCTACATCGAGACGAGCTACTACAACTTCACGGCGCTGAACGCCCCGCTCGACCACCCGAGCCGCAGCGCCCGTGACACGTTCTACGTCGAGGACAACAACCCCGGCAGCCTCGAGCACTCCGAGGCCCACGCCAATGGCGAGTCCGACATCCTGCTGCGCACGCAGACCTCCGGCGTCCAGGCGCACACGATGGAGAGCCACGAGCCGCCCATCTACATGATCTGCCCGGGCACGGTCTTCCGCCCCGACACGCCCGACGCCTGCCACCTGCCCCAGTTCAACCAGATCGAGGGCCTCGTCGTGGACGAGGGCATCACGTTCGGCGACCTCAAGGGCACGCTCGACTACTTCTGCCGCGAGATGTTCGGCAAGGACCGCGCCACCCGCTACCGCCCGCACTTCTTCCCCTTCACCGAGCCCAGCTGCGAGGTCGACGTCTCCTGCGGAGTCTGCGGAGGCAAGGGCTGCCGCTTCTGCAAGGGCACCGGTTGGCTCGAGATTCTCGGCTGCGGCATGGTCGACCCCAACGTGCTCGACAACTGCGGCGTCGATCACGAGAAGTACACGGGATTCGCCTTCGGCATCGGCGCCGAGCGCGTTGCCGCCCTTCGCTACGACCTGCCCGACCTGCGCATGCTCATGACTGGCGACATGCGCTTCCTCTCCCAGTTCTAGGGCTTCCCACGGCACCCAATCTGGCCGCTCAAACCGTCGCTCGCGTACCTTAAGTACGCTTCGCTCCTCTTTCGCGGCCATCTCGGGCACCGTGGAAACCCCTAACTGAATCCCCCGACACTACCTGCGCAACAGAAAGGCGTATGACATGCGCATCTCATATGAGTGGCTTGGCTCCATGGTGGACCTGCCCGAGGATCCCCACGTCCTGTACCACGAGCTCATCCGCACCGGCACCGAGGTCGAGACCATCGAGCGCGTGGGCGAGGACCTCGACCACGTCGTCGTGGGCCAGGTGCTCTCCAAGAAGCCCCACCCCGACTCCGACCACATGTGGCTGTGCCAGGTCTCCGTGGGCGACAAGAACGTCGACGAGGCCGGCAACCCCACGCCGCTGCAGATCGTGTGCGGCGCGCAGAACTTCAACGAGGGCGACAAGATCGTCGTCGCGATGATCGGCGCCGTGCTTCCCGGTGACCTCAAGATTAAGAAGAGCAAGCTGCGCGGCGTCGAGTCCTGCGGCATGAACTGCTCCGAGCGCGAGCTTGGCCTGGGTGGCGACCACTCCGGCATCATGATCCTGCCGCCCGACGCCCCCGTGGGCATGCCGTTCACGGACTATCGCGGCACGTCCGACACCGTGCTCGACTGCGAGATCACGCCCAACCGCCCCGACTGCCTGTCCTACGTGGGCATGGCCACCGAGGTGGGTGCGGTACTCGACGAGGACACGCACATCGAGCTTCCCGCCATCCAGCACGAGGAGGGCCCCAAGAGCGCCGACCTCGTGGACGTCAGGATCGCCGACACGAGCCTGTGCTGCCGCTACGTGGCCCGCGTCGTCCGCGGCGTGAAGATCGGCCCCTCGCCCGAGTGGCTCGCCCGCCGCGTCATCGCCGCCGGCAGTCGTCCCATCAACAACGTCGTGGACGTCACGAACTACGTGATGTACCTCACGGGCCAGCCCCTGCACGCCTTTGACCTGGGCAAGCTCTCCGAGCGCGATGGCCGCCGCCACATCGTCGTGCGTGCCGCCCGCGAGGGCGAGCAGCTCACGACGCTCGACGGCCAGGAGCGTACGCTCACGAGTGACATGGCCGTCATCACCGACGACGGCGAGCGCCCCGTGGCCCTTGCCGGCGTCATGGGCGGCCTCAACTTCGAGATTGACGACTCCACCGTCGACGTCCTTCTCGAGAGCGCCTGCTTTGACAAGAGCCACATCTCGCGTACGAGCCGCAACCTCAACCTCATGAGCGAGGCGTCCATCCGCTTCGAGCGCCAGGTCGACGCCGCGAACTGCGAGGAGGTCGCAGACATCGCCGCCGCGCTGTTCGAGAGCTGCTGCGGCGCCACGGTGTGCCGCGGTCGCGTGGACGAGTACCCCGTGCCCGTGAAGGCCGCGCGCATCAGCCTGCGCGGCGAGCGCGTGCGCAGCGTCTGCGGCGCCCCCATCACCAACGAGGAGATCTCACACCTGCTCGAGCGCCTGGGCTGCGCCGTCGTGGCCCAGAAGGGCGGAAGCGACTTCGAGGTCGTGGCGCCCACGAGCAGGCCCGATCTCACGCGTGAGGCCGACCTCATCGAGGAGGTCCTGCGCCTGTGGGGCATGGACCGCGTCGAGCCCACGCTGCCCGCGGCCAAGAATCACCACGGCGGTCTCACGGTTGACCAGCAGCGCACCCAGCTGATCGGGCGCACGCTGCGCGCCTGCGGCCTGTCCGAGACGTTCACGTACTGCTTCGCCGAGGACGGCGACCTTGCGCGTGCCAACATCTCCGAGACCGGCCGTGGCGTGCCCGTGCGCATCAAGAACCCGCTGCTTGCGAACAACTCCGAGATGCGCCGCTCCAT is part of the Parolsenella massiliensis genome and encodes:
- a CDS encoding ABC transporter permease: MSDTKAFSAQEALSEQSTLDMLKRERKANDAWHKLARNKMAVVGLVIVAFMVILAVFAPLLAPQNPDAIDVTKSFLKPGVEGHILGTDAYGRDLLSRIIYGARISIFVAVGGSILGAIVGILLGLVAGYFGGVVDSVIMRIMDGMMAFPFILLALILMTILGTGIINVILAIGVSNVPSFARVVRGQVHIVKNSEYCNAERVLGASGSRILFRHILMNSISPIIVYFTLNVASAIISEAALSFLGMGITAPTPSWGNILSEGKEALRTAPHIATVSGMFILVTVVGFNLLGDGVRDVLDPKQKR
- a CDS encoding ABC transporter ATP-binding protein gives rise to the protein MSDKTNNAEQVACPAEHLVEVHDLKTYFHTAAGTAKAVDGVSFTLDRGKTLAIVGESGSGKSVTESSLMRLLPKTGKIEGGTVEFDGHDIVHATDAELRELRGKDISMIFQDPMTALDPVFKVGSQMIENIRIHDGLDKAAARERAIEMLRLVSIPNPEKRMDSYPYELSGGMCQRVMIAMAMSCHPKFIIADEPTTALDVTVQAQVLSLLKGLQDEMDTGILLITHNLGIVWQMADDVMVMYAGRTCEYASMEELYSNPMHPYTWGLLDSMPKLSDKAKTDLKTIPGVPPDLRLTGTCCNFYNRCPYACEKCKSEVPPLVEVRPGHFVACHRQNGEQTLVRGEAN
- a CDS encoding ABC transporter ATP-binding protein, with product MANDNVILGIKNLNKEFRLRGDGLFGKPQTLHALSGVSFDVYEGETLGIIGESGCGKSTLGRCIVGLHEPTSGEIIYNGQDISKLKGAARKPVSKNIQMIFQDSYSSLDPRFTAAAAIEEPMLIHGTEPDAAKRQERVLQLMKEVGLDVQHLQRYPHEFSGGQRQRINVARALSLDPKIIVCDEPVSALDVSIQAQVLNLFRRLQRERGLTYVFISHDLSVVKHISDRVAIMYLGRVMEISPAHSIYENPLHPYTKALLSAIPPENPFERHPEMKLEGEIPSPVGDQVGCPLAGRCPNATERCHRERPALVETEPNHKVACFLYHDEVAE
- a CDS encoding M20 family metallopeptidase: MAVTKQQLHETVLAHKDDLLTLCQQLIQIKNQSPIDDQEPGIEFVRNYLAEHGIDSERIVADTGEDYPVVYARIGSDEGFRVVLNGHVDVVPVGNLDGWDFDPFSGEIRDGKILGRGTSDMKCGLAVLLFSMAMLNESGADLKGDIRLHVVCDEEIAGTGTKWFCENGYADGANAVMVGEPTGHDTIEIGQKGILHLTLTAHGTPGHGSTGNYKGDNAITKLAKVILNIDDLTAVPGHYDASQARALANSRTIAERTIDNPNVGNVIDHCSANVGIIQGGGKINQVPDLASCNVDVRLPYGCKHEDVVAAVDAMIAKSGVTGVEASYEWIAEGNYTDDESKLVTSLKANIEQVWGEECLPAYQWASSDAAHYRKLGAPTIQFGPANNAGIHGYNEDVDVIDVVHAAEIYMMSLCDMLGVE
- a CDS encoding S10 family peptidase, whose translation is MSEQVVAQAADPNAVPAAKQSKTLTWGVGEESIDYVASASHLDIYDPQRVLEGKMFNVSYVASAVNGEAVDAASRPVTFAFNGGPGSASVPINFGGLGPRRVVSEGEQFASARYEVVDNPGTLLRETDLVFLDALGTGWSFVADGYDTKRVYGLEEDARTFCRAIIRWLDEHNRWGSPLYIYGESYGTMRSAVLMRYLGEAGVPLAGVVMLSAYFDWSQNLPGNDLYYLGMLPSFASTAQHFGITGRGVDEDKWFDEASEFTATEYAASLMKGDRIDPREKRRVAKKMERYIGIPAELLLAHNNRIELEDFRANLLKDKGLMCGRLDMRYTETMTLPVQRNTFYFACEDPAGHALENAWYGAFRSFLRSELGYENPAEYRLSVWGEIGIGWNWVHDEPGMDDTKTAAPNLAFDIATALRRSPTTKLAILGGRYDAATPWWNMDHTMSQLFLPKQLKDQITYHRYGCGHMAYTDVPTLMQMVDDMHEFYAK
- the pheS gene encoding phenylalanine--tRNA ligase subunit alpha, whose translation is MTIIDDLKAIESEAAKGIGGVGDLAELDRIRVAVTGKKGSLTGVLRQMGQLDPEDRPRVGKLANEVRARIEVSLEQRKHELEHAALEARIAADSVDVTLPGRVPNVGSEHLISQIIEEIEQIFCGMGYTVEDGPYIETSYYNFTALNAPLDHPSRSARDTFYVEDNNPGSLEHSEAHANGESDILLRTQTSGVQAHTMESHEPPIYMICPGTVFRPDTPDACHLPQFNQIEGLVVDEGITFGDLKGTLDYFCREMFGKDRATRYRPHFFPFTEPSCEVDVSCGVCGGKGCRFCKGTGWLEILGCGMVDPNVLDNCGVDHEKYTGFAFGIGAERVAALRYDLPDLRMLMTGDMRFLSQF
- the pheT gene encoding phenylalanine--tRNA ligase subunit beta, producing MRISYEWLGSMVDLPEDPHVLYHELIRTGTEVETIERVGEDLDHVVVGQVLSKKPHPDSDHMWLCQVSVGDKNVDEAGNPTPLQIVCGAQNFNEGDKIVVAMIGAVLPGDLKIKKSKLRGVESCGMNCSERELGLGGDHSGIMILPPDAPVGMPFTDYRGTSDTVLDCEITPNRPDCLSYVGMATEVGAVLDEDTHIELPAIQHEEGPKSADLVDVRIADTSLCCRYVARVVRGVKIGPSPEWLARRVIAAGSRPINNVVDVTNYVMYLTGQPLHAFDLGKLSERDGRRHIVVRAAREGEQLTTLDGQERTLTSDMAVITDDGERPVALAGVMGGLNFEIDDSTVDVLLESACFDKSHISRTSRNLNLMSEASIRFERQVDAANCEEVADIAAALFESCCGATVCRGRVDEYPVPVKAARISLRGERVRSVCGAPITNEEISHLLERLGCAVVAQKGGSDFEVVAPTSRPDLTREADLIEEVLRLWGMDRVEPTLPAAKNHHGGLTVDQQRTQLIGRTLRACGLSETFTYCFAEDGDLARANISETGRGVPVRIKNPLLANNSEMRRSILPGLLRSVAYNLDHGVPDVALYEQGRVFFGHEKRTLPDEPRYVAGVLCGAWGLDGWNEKHHALDFFDAKGVVERLLSALRITKVRFKVADPAEYPWLQPGRAAEVYAGGELLGWVGNVHPTSLANFGIDEDVVAFELAEQHLLRLAARELPYQDVPTLPAITHDLAIVVDEDVTCEMLTQRITSAGGKLLESARLFDVYRDPVRVGLGKKSMAFQLTYRASDHTLTSEEVERAHEKLVKKVCRSTGGEVRG